The proteins below are encoded in one region of Paraburkholderia phenazinium:
- a CDS encoding lysozyme inhibitor LprI family protein: protein MKIFRTTVFASLLLTHLPAHATSFDCNKGRSITEQLICHRADLSKLDDVLGKLYWQARRSVSNPKAFRADSDSKWAWREANCSDEECLKTWYTGRIQELQLLLTSLQQEPSGQPDKSAQPATPTPRLNEGPRDAGRRAIAHAQPDAETGGTALGGTAPAGVPVAGTAASGTPVAAAAPSDTPRHTTQPGSTPLAGTPIGGGQLAHAPAYPLALQCTAANPGVTWHDQCATVLKQDTRWQYPPHSGDWFCGVATVEQSPAEPVAQQ, encoded by the coding sequence ATGAAGATTTTCCGAACCACCGTTTTCGCGAGCCTGCTGCTCACCCACCTGCCGGCCCATGCGACCAGCTTCGATTGCAACAAGGGCCGTTCGATCACGGAACAACTGATCTGCCACCGAGCTGATCTATCGAAGCTCGACGACGTGCTTGGCAAGCTGTACTGGCAAGCGCGGCGCTCCGTCTCCAATCCCAAGGCGTTCCGCGCCGACAGCGACAGTAAATGGGCGTGGCGGGAAGCGAACTGCAGCGATGAGGAATGCCTGAAAACCTGGTACACCGGACGCATCCAGGAACTGCAGCTTTTGTTGACGAGCCTGCAGCAGGAACCGTCGGGCCAGCCGGATAAGTCCGCACAACCGGCCACGCCGACGCCGCGCCTGAACGAAGGGCCGCGCGATGCGGGACGGCGCGCGATCGCCCATGCTCAACCGGACGCGGAAACGGGTGGAACTGCGTTGGGCGGCACTGCGCCGGCCGGCGTTCCCGTGGCTGGCACGGCGGCGAGCGGCACCCCTGTTGCTGCCGCCGCGCCCAGCGACACTCCGCGGCACACCACGCAGCCGGGCAGTACCCCGCTGGCTGGCACTCCGATAGGCGGCGGCCAGCTCGCGCACGCACCTGCATACCCATTGGCGCTCCAATGCACCGCAGCCAATCCGGGCGTAACGTGGCACGACCAGTGTGCGACCGTCCTGAAGCAGGACACGCGCTGGCAATATCCGCCCCACAGCGGCGACTGGTTCTGCGGCGTGGCGACGGTCGAACAGTCTCCAGCAGAACCGGTGGCGCAGCAGTAA
- a CDS encoding SH3 domain-containing protein yields the protein MRRQLVQCCYAGLTALLLVPAAAFAQAQAVTNSSVNLRAGPARDYPVVSQLPGGLPVTVMGCVAGYSWCDVATPNLRGWVYAGRLNYPYQGNPVPVLGYGNAIGLPIVTFSIGTYWGNYYRGRPWYRDQSRWAHRPPPRPPRPGAGRPPGRPPGGPGGPGGRPPGGRPPGNVGGRPPGGPPPGAGGRPPGGRPPGGQPPGGGGRPPGGGKPPGGGGGGQGSRPPGGGGQGGRPPGGG from the coding sequence ATGCGAAGACAGTTGGTGCAGTGCTGTTATGCAGGATTGACCGCCCTGTTGCTCGTGCCCGCCGCTGCGTTCGCGCAGGCGCAGGCCGTCACCAATAGCTCAGTGAACCTTCGGGCCGGTCCCGCACGTGACTACCCGGTGGTCTCGCAATTGCCGGGTGGCCTGCCGGTCACGGTGATGGGGTGTGTCGCCGGCTACAGCTGGTGCGATGTCGCGACGCCCAATCTGCGCGGCTGGGTTTATGCGGGACGGCTCAACTATCCTTATCAAGGCAACCCGGTCCCCGTGCTGGGCTATGGAAACGCGATCGGCTTGCCGATCGTGACGTTCTCGATCGGGACGTATTGGGGTAACTATTATCGTGGCCGGCCGTGGTACCGGGATCAGTCGCGCTGGGCGCATCGTCCTCCGCCACGGCCGCCGCGCCCGGGTGCGGGACGTCCGCCTGGCCGGCCTCCAGGTGGCCCCGGTGGTCCCGGCGGCAGGCCGCCAGGCGGTCGCCCGCCGGGCAACGTGGGTGGCCGCCCGCCGGGCGGTCCGCCGCCGGGTGCGGGTGGACGTCCCCCGGGCGGCCGGCCTCCAGGTGGACAGCCTCCGGGCGGCGGCGGTCGACCTCCCGGCGGCGGCAAGCCACCGGGTGGTGGGGGCGGTGGACAGGGTTCACGCCCTCCAGGTGGCGGCGGACAAGGCGGACGGCCGCCAGGCGGCGGTTAG
- the dapD gene encoding 2,3,4,5-tetrahydropyridine-2,6-dicarboxylate N-succinyltransferase produces the protein MAVAEHKTCGASAVGLATVAADGTVLDSWFPEPELAEGPLAGGTARLSHEEVSRAIGDAAANCVGPDERRGVEVIGVRTAIASLAEPPLDAHDVYLRLHLLSHRLIRPHEANLSGLFGLLANVAWTSFGPCTVESVAQVRLKARAARTTFEVTGIDKFPRMTDYVVPAGVRIANVDRVRLGAYLAPGTTVMHEGFCNFNAGTLGASMVEGRISSGVVVDDHSDIGGGASIMGTLSGGGTQVVSVGKRCLLGANAGIGISLGDDCVVEAGCYITAGTRVSLPDGAVVKAAELSGQPGWLFRRNSQSGAVEAISRTKTWGQLNPDLHTHN, from the coding sequence ATGGCAGTGGCTGAACACAAGACTTGTGGCGCATCGGCGGTGGGCCTGGCGACAGTGGCCGCCGACGGCACCGTCCTCGATAGCTGGTTTCCCGAGCCCGAATTGGCGGAAGGGCCGCTCGCAGGCGGCACGGCGCGGCTATCGCACGAGGAAGTGTCGCGGGCGATCGGCGACGCCGCCGCGAATTGCGTCGGCCCCGACGAGCGACGCGGCGTCGAGGTGATCGGCGTGCGCACGGCGATTGCCTCGCTCGCCGAGCCGCCGCTCGATGCACACGACGTCTATCTGCGCCTGCATCTGCTCAGCCACCGGCTGATCCGCCCGCATGAGGCCAATCTGAGCGGTCTGTTCGGATTGCTTGCCAATGTCGCATGGACCTCGTTTGGTCCCTGCACCGTGGAATCGGTCGCGCAGGTGCGCCTGAAGGCGCGCGCCGCGCGCACCACGTTCGAAGTCACTGGCATCGACAAATTCCCGCGCATGACTGACTACGTCGTGCCCGCAGGCGTGCGTATCGCCAACGTGGACCGGGTCAGGCTCGGCGCCTATCTCGCCCCAGGCACCACGGTCATGCACGAAGGCTTCTGCAATTTCAATGCGGGCACCCTTGGCGCGTCTATGGTCGAAGGCCGCATCAGTTCAGGCGTGGTGGTCGACGATCACAGCGATATCGGCGGCGGCGCGTCGATCATGGGCACGCTCTCGGGCGGCGGCACGCAAGTCGTATCGGTGGGCAAGCGCTGCCTGCTGGGCGCCAACGCGGGGATCGGCATTTCGCTTGGCGACGACTGCGTGGTTGAAGCCGGCTGCTACATCACGGCGGGCACCCGGGTCAGCTTGCCGGACGGCGCGGTGGTCAAGGCAGCCGAGCTGTCGGGGCAGCCGGGGTGGCTGTTCCGCCGCAATTCGCAGAGCGGGGCGGTGGAGGCCATCTCGCGCACCAAGACGTGGGGACAACTGAATCCGGACTTGCACACGCATAACTAG
- a CDS encoding putative bifunctional diguanylate cyclase/phosphodiesterase — MTCQVTPGDTVGAESDSARYSTGLAERLLASERSVLRLITRNTPLPELLDEVCRRAEALLGEDASCTILLLDADGIHTRSGGAPSLPKEYTEALNGVAIGPQVGSCGTAMFLRRLVVVEDIETDPLWVDFKQLALPHGLRSCWSIPFENDAGQVLGAFAVYYRTPRRPVADEEAMLRDIGRSVGLAVHQDAMARRLAQSEEHHRLVVNHLNEGIVVQTRDGVVLACNPSALRMLHAGSELIGQDIQTVMRRSFHEDGTPIAQTDRPTVRVLASGKPLLGQTIGVELADDEIIWITVNVVPIVKPGERELGSMLISFTDIGPVRKAQQQLKYLATRDSLTGLYNRAYLADRMRDLFEPAGLDTELARVAVLFVDLDGFKKVNDTAGHEAGDTLLCSVAHRLASCVKEQDTLARVGGDEFVIVVSSYENTETLIAFARRILETVAVPFAVAGNEYYLGASIGISLFPEDGQDVPTLMRNADSAMYSAKQRGRNNFQFFTADLNKHLQRRFAIEQLLRRALAAGELSLVYQPIVDSRNGRTVGAEALLRWYNRELGDVSPVEFIPVAEDTGLIVAIGNWVLEHACEQVAQWRRTLAPDLVIAVNLSPRQVSEGLAERIERCLARCGLGPDALELEITERLLMNDSETVLPILTALSSMGVKISVDDFGTGYSSLSYLKRFPLHNLKIDRSFVAGLPDHRDSIAITQAVVAMAHSLGMDVTAEGVETTAQSSFLRSIDCDKQQGYLFSRPMAAGAYARSLTDTRRLAGGASAQQQAE, encoded by the coding sequence ATGACTTGCCAGGTGACACCAGGTGACACGGTTGGAGCAGAGTCTGACAGCGCCCGCTATTCGACGGGGCTGGCGGAGCGCCTGCTCGCGTCCGAGCGCAGCGTATTGCGGCTGATCACGCGCAACACGCCGCTACCCGAACTGCTCGACGAGGTGTGCCGCCGCGCGGAAGCCTTGCTCGGCGAGGACGCGTCCTGCACGATCCTGCTGCTCGATGCCGACGGCATCCACACGCGTTCCGGCGGTGCGCCGTCGCTGCCGAAGGAATACACCGAGGCGCTGAACGGGGTTGCCATCGGCCCGCAGGTGGGCTCGTGCGGCACCGCCATGTTTCTGCGGCGCCTGGTAGTGGTCGAGGACATCGAGACCGATCCGCTGTGGGTGGACTTCAAGCAGCTCGCCTTGCCGCATGGCTTGCGTTCGTGCTGGTCGATTCCGTTCGAAAACGACGCGGGCCAGGTGCTGGGCGCGTTTGCCGTCTACTACCGCACGCCGCGCCGGCCGGTTGCCGACGAGGAGGCCATGCTGCGCGATATCGGCCGCAGCGTCGGTCTCGCCGTGCATCAGGACGCGATGGCGCGGCGCCTGGCGCAAAGCGAGGAGCACCACCGCCTTGTCGTCAATCATCTGAACGAAGGCATCGTCGTGCAGACGCGCGACGGAGTGGTGCTCGCCTGCAACCCGAGCGCGCTGCGTATGCTGCACGCGGGAAGCGAGCTGATTGGCCAGGACATCCAGACTGTCATGCGGCGCAGCTTCCATGAAGACGGCACGCCGATCGCCCAGACCGACCGCCCGACGGTGCGCGTGCTGGCAAGCGGCAAACCGCTGCTCGGCCAGACGATCGGCGTGGAGCTCGCGGACGACGAAATCATCTGGATCACGGTGAACGTGGTGCCCATCGTGAAGCCTGGCGAGCGCGAGCTGGGTTCGATGCTGATCTCGTTCACCGATATCGGCCCGGTGCGCAAGGCCCAGCAGCAACTCAAATATCTGGCGACGCGCGATTCGCTCACGGGGCTCTACAACCGCGCCTATCTGGCCGACCGGATGCGCGACCTGTTCGAGCCGGCGGGGCTGGACACCGAGCTGGCGCGCGTCGCGGTGCTGTTTGTCGACCTCGACGGTTTCAAGAAGGTCAACGACACCGCGGGCCACGAAGCGGGCGACACGCTGTTGTGCAGCGTCGCGCATCGTCTGGCGTCCTGCGTCAAGGAACAGGACACGCTGGCGCGGGTGGGCGGCGACGAGTTCGTGATCGTCGTGAGCTCGTATGAGAACACCGAGACGCTGATCGCATTCGCGCGCCGCATACTTGAAACGGTGGCCGTGCCGTTCGCGGTGGCGGGCAACGAATACTACCTGGGCGCGTCGATCGGCATCAGTCTCTTCCCCGAAGACGGCCAGGATGTGCCCACGCTGATGCGAAATGCCGACTCGGCGATGTATTCGGCCAAGCAGCGCGGCCGCAACAACTTCCAGTTCTTCACCGCCGATCTGAACAAGCACCTGCAACGGCGCTTTGCGATCGAGCAGTTGCTGCGCCGCGCGCTCGCGGCGGGCGAGCTGAGTCTCGTGTACCAGCCGATCGTCGACAGCCGGAACGGCCGCACGGTCGGCGCGGAAGCGCTGCTGCGCTGGTACAACCGCGAACTGGGCGATGTGTCGCCGGTGGAGTTCATTCCCGTCGCGGAGGATACCGGGCTGATTGTCGCGATCGGCAACTGGGTGCTCGAACATGCGTGCGAGCAGGTGGCGCAATGGCGGCGCACCCTCGCGCCGGATCTCGTGATTGCCGTGAACCTGTCGCCGCGTCAGGTGAGCGAGGGCCTGGCGGAACGCATCGAACGCTGTCTTGCGCGTTGCGGCCTTGGGCCCGATGCGCTGGAGCTGGAGATTACCGAGCGCCTGCTGATGAACGACAGCGAAACCGTGCTGCCGATTCTGACCGCGCTCAGCAGTATGGGCGTGAAGATTTCCGTCGACGACTTCGGCACCGGTTATTCCTCGCTGTCGTATCTGAAGCGTTTCCCGTTACATAACCTCAAGATCGACCGTTCGTTTGTCGCGGGCTTGCCGGACCATCGCGATTCGATTGCGATTACCCAGGCCGTGGTGGCGATGGCGCATTCTCTCGGCATGGACGTGACGGCCGAAGGGGTGGAGACGACGGCGCAGTCGTCGTTCCTGCGCTCGATCGATTGCGACAAGCAGCAAGGCTATCTGTTCAGCCGGCCGATGGCGGCCGGCGCCTATGCACGCAGCCTGACGGACACGCGCAGGCTGGCCGGCGGGGCGAGCGCACAGCAGCAGGCGGAATAA
- a CDS encoding glutathione S-transferase family protein: MLLIGVLDSPYVRRVAISLAVLGLPFEHRHVSVFRHFDEFAQLNPIVKAPTLFEDDGTMLIDSTLILDHIDHKVAPACRLMPEEPGARLHALSVIGLALAATEKTMQEVYERQLRPEALQHAPWLERVQKQMHAAYGLLEARVAGHEGWLLGDRMMQPDITVAIAWRFTQFMLPGAVDAARYPALAAFSERAEALPEFIGAPLE; encoded by the coding sequence ATGCTATTGATTGGCGTGCTGGACTCCCCATATGTGCGTCGCGTCGCGATTTCGCTGGCCGTGCTTGGCTTGCCCTTCGAGCACCGCCACGTGTCGGTGTTTCGTCACTTCGACGAGTTTGCACAGCTCAATCCGATTGTCAAAGCACCGACCCTCTTCGAAGACGACGGCACGATGCTGATCGATTCGACGTTGATCCTCGATCACATCGACCACAAGGTCGCTCCCGCGTGCCGTCTGATGCCGGAGGAGCCCGGCGCGCGGCTGCACGCACTGAGCGTGATCGGGCTCGCGCTCGCTGCCACCGAAAAGACCATGCAGGAAGTCTACGAGCGCCAGCTGCGGCCCGAGGCATTGCAGCATGCGCCGTGGCTCGAGCGGGTGCAGAAGCAGATGCACGCCGCATATGGTCTGCTCGAGGCGCGCGTGGCCGGTCATGAAGGCTGGCTGCTGGGGGACCGTATGATGCAGCCGGATATCACGGTGGCGATCGCATGGCGGTTCACGCAGTTCATGCTGCCGGGCGCTGTGGATGCAGCGCGCTATCCGGCGCTGGCCGCGTTCTCCGAACGCGCGGAAGCGTTGCCGGAGTTTATCGGCGCGCCGCTGGAATGA